The following proteins are encoded in a genomic region of Populus trichocarpa isolate Nisqually-1 chromosome 13, P.trichocarpa_v4.1, whole genome shotgun sequence:
- the LOC7482372 gene encoding co-chaperone protein p23-2, translating into MGSMSRHPEVLWAQRSDKVYLTIALPDARDISVKCEAEGLFSFSAVGVQGESFDFSLELFGNVVPEGCKTKAGLRNIICSIQKEEKGWWKRLLKSEEKPAPYIKVDWNKWCDEDDNESASDASDDNNAAHGEDDESSDDDGMLYLPDLEKARGN; encoded by the exons ATGGGATCAATGAG TCGGCACCCAGAGGTTCTATGGGCTCAAAGATCAGACAAGGTTTACTTGACAATTGCATTACCTGATGCTAGAGACATATCAGTGAAATGTGAAGCTGAAGGGTTATTTAGCTTCTCTGCTGTTGGGGTTCAAGGTGAATCGTTTGATTTCAGTTTGGAACTCTTTGGAAACGTTGTTCCCGAG GGTTGTAAAACTAAGGCTGGGTTGAGGAACATTATATGCTCGATccagaaagaagagaaaggttGGTGGAAAAGGCTGTTAAAATCTGAAGAGAAACCTGCTCCTTACATTAAGGTGGATTGGAACAAGTGGTGTGATGAGGATGACAACGAGTCAGCTT CTGATGCCTCTGATGACAATAATGCtgcg CATGGAGAAGATGATGAGAGCAGTGATGATGATGGAATGCTTT ATCTTCCTGATCTTGAGAAGGCAAGGGGAAATTGA